In the genome of Acanthopagrus latus isolate v.2019 chromosome 4, fAcaLat1.1, whole genome shotgun sequence, the window GAGCATCTAAATGAGCCATTTGTCAGCAGGGTCAGCGTGACTCTGACCTATGGTTGTCAGCACGATTAGGTTTCTGTTATGCAGAGCAGGTTATTTCAATCTAGACGAGTCGACTGTCACTTGAATAGTTGACTGCGGGGTATGAGGAGCCTAATTCAGTGAAACTcttattaatgtaaatgtaatgtaatgtaaatgccACAAAGGAAAACCTAAATGCTGCTCGATTACATCTAATCGAAAGATCGGATTAACTCTAAGACATTTTAGCACTTCTGGCTTTTTCCAGCGTCAGCTTGTGACCATTACAGCTGTGTGAAAGGTTagtgaaactgagtgaaactGAACAAAAGTGAGTATATATTAaattttttcaatattttggtattttagGGAAAGTTTTCCTCTTTGATTAGAGATTACATCATCTATCGAGAGTGACCCTGCAGGATTTCTTCCTCGTGGAAACACTCGAGAGAGGCTGCACACcaaacagacatgttttatgACAATAGTTTAGTGTTACAATTGTGACTTTGTAATGGTCGAGCGCTGCATTTTCAGAAAACCAACATTTGCCAATTCTCTACTCTCTTGATAGACTTTTGATAGAGTCTAAGACAGAAAAACTCAAGCTAGATGAATGTAGGACAATCAAACTACAAAGCAAACACAATGCCTCCTGTGTAACCAACCTATAATCTCTAATCTCTTTGCTATGTGTCTGATAAGTTGCGGTTTCCACTGCTGTAACCCTCCCCAGGGACGTGGACTCCTTGGAGGGAATCAAGTCAAACTTAAGTTCAGGAAACATTATTTTACCCCCCAACATGGCCCCAGTTCAATGGGGGGGTCGTACTATCCAAACAATATGATGTAAAATCATATTACAAGCCAACAAGATTGTCAAAGGGTCGAccacagtttgagtcacaccactggatttttgtttgttgtttttaaggagacctgtggacatttccagccatttcTGTGGCAACCCAAACAGGCTATATTCAATAAGAAGGAGTCTTCATCCATAATTCTGGTGACCGAAataggtattttaagccaaacagtcagtgcgtttacatgcacacctTAGTCAGACTACAGCTAAAGTTCGACTGTtctgctcaatcagacaactgcaattgtctgagtatacatgccagtgagaaaatcgaattactgaccgaagcatgtcatagcctaggtggcgctgtacccatttcaacgAGCAGTAATAGAGAACCACATCTGACTGACCAAGAAAGATGGCATACGAAGATTGAGGAGAAACTACATCTTTGTAGATTGCGTATAtagtgtacatgataattacataaactagatgcacaattgGGCATAGCGTATACATGCAAGAGTAATGCGAatatcaatcgaataatctaggtgtattaatccgactatgagaaatccaatCCGGTCCAATTTTAGTtagactaaggtgtatacatgcatctcaaaaatccgatcatagtcagactaacgcagtaatttggttttcttgtgtgtcatgtaaacgcactgaatgATTTCTTTCCATACTCtaaccaggtgttttttgtgcataaacctTACTAGAGTGTGAGCACAGTGTAGTGACTAAAGataaatagaaaattcaacctacacaaatgtaaaattgcaacataaagaaacattcagttcgaacttatctgtggttttgcagaaatgtgcttgaaatgtaattttcccGGGTGTTTAGATCTTGGTGGAACCGCAGACAATGGCAGGCTAAAGGAGCCTTATCAGCAGTACCTAAGACTAAAGAGTACCTGTGGGTACTTTGGGGGCAAACATGGATTCAGTTTGTggtgttaaagcaacattatgtagaaattggcttTAGTTCATTTTGGTGCACCCTGGAGTTTCTAAGTGCACCACCActgtaataaatacaaatcccaggtctgtgatgtaatgtaggtgctaagTACCAACAAAAGTAATTAAGTCATGacaatgtgatgtgaaaacatgTATGCTGAAGTGAACATGTAAGTTGACATGAACATGTATTTTGAAGTGAATATGTCAGTTGAAGTGAACATGTATTTTGAAGTAAATTTGTATGTttaagtaaacatgtatgttgaAGTGAATATGTATGGCGAAGTGATCaaaccctctcactgaagtgaaagagcagaaacaaatgatGGAGGGCTGAtggatgagacagagacaccattcactgtattacaagaaaaaagaagcttCAAACTTGAAATTTAAGCTTTTAGTTGATGGTTTAAAAaggttacataatgttgcttttaaatataaatatccTTCATGCCTTCCATGAGActtcctggttaaataaagtaataataatctATTTTGACAGTGTATTAAGATTGTAGCCATCTCAGGGCCCTTCACTAGTTCAGGTACAACGATCTAATTACACAGATAACCTGGCAGATATCTGGCCCCCTAAAGTCTGTGGTTCAGTATAGGTACAAATGTAACTCTGACGACTCATGTTTATTCTAAAAGAAACCCTGAATCACTGTGATTCACTGCTATCTGTACAGTGCAGACATTTATCAATGAGGAGTCCATCCACAACATAGTATAATACTGTAGCTGTGTCAGTACCAGTTAGCTCTTAGACgcattactttatttttcaataaatcTGTTTGTTCCGATGATTAACCAGTTAATTATTTGGTCCATATGAGACAAAAGCACATCACTgcaaactgtttattttgtctgaccaacaagTCAAAAAGTCCTGAATATCTTCAACGCACTCGTGTGAAGTAGAGTGAAGCAGTAAACTGTCACACAGGAGAACCAGCAGAAGTTCAATGTCTTAAGCAGGGTAATTCCTCAGAATTTTAATTGATAATCAAAGCTTTCCTTTGATCGAGTCGCCTCATTTACACCCTGTTCTTCCTGTTATTACATAACCTGCTCTGACATTATGTACTGCATGCTCACCTTCTTTCCAACTCTCCTCTATGTCTTTTGACAGGCATGGAATACTTTGGGAAAAATAACCATTAATAACTCTCACTTTGTCACATGGCCTGGCCATATGGTCTAAATCTGCACTACAAAGGCTCGCTGTGCACGTGACAATGGGACGCTATGAGCAGTCAAAAGCATTCAGCTTGACTCCGTGGCTCAGGATGATACAGGCTGTTTTCACAgtcagctcagcagctacagaccTAAGAATATGCCTGACCCACACACTTCCACTtagcttgaaaaatgttttgtattgcACCTCTCGCCATAAGCCACATTATGTAAGTGTGAAGTGTGAGAGGTATCAAGAGGAGTTGGCCCAGTGCCAGgatggtgtctgtgtgtgtgtgtgtgtgtgtgtgtgtgtgcgtgcgtgcgtgcgtgcgtgcgtgcgtgcgtgcgtgcgtgcgtgcgtgtgtgtgtgtgtgtgtttgtttgtctgtctgtgtgtgtggttgtgggTGCAGGTGATGAAAATATTTGGTATGAATAGTTCTTCTGAGAATATGAACACAGTGCAATAAATTATAATGTGCCGATGAGGTGATTATGTGCTGAGGAATGCTGAAAAGCACTGGTGGAGTGAGTGGCAGGGTGGACAGATCTAAACCATGAATGCAAATGCTTACTGATCTGGACAAAAATTGGCTTATCAGTGAGTACACTGTTTAGTACATTCTGATATTCGAAACACTGCTACTTCAGTCAAGATACATTTTGGCAACAATCCTAATGTTTTTGTCAATCTTTGCCCAACAGATGACACAGTTTCTTAGGCCCAGAATTTCTGTGCATTGTAAGGAAATGTTGACACATTATAATTTCATAACTTTTGTTCTTGTAGAACGATGTGAATATATGCTGTATTTTGCAATCCCATCTGCAAACTTTGCCTATCTTAAGGACTCCACCACACCTGTTTCTGTACATCAAATTATTTTGCTTTCAATAACAATTACAAcaaggttgtgttttcacccgtgtTGGTTTGTCAGGAGGATTACAGAAGCCCTACTGAACGGATTCCCACAAAACCTGGAAGGAAGCTGGGTATTGGCCCTGAATAGactccattaacttttggtgtggatctaGACAAAGGGACTGATCCAGGAATTATTTCTTACTTGTTTAAGCATTGCAATTAGGGTTAACTAAAAGTCCATTGGCAATGTTTGTGCACTTGAGGAttcaagtttccacatcacactttaCATATTTAACCATGACTGAATCCAAACTATGTGTGACGTCTCAAAATCTTGCTCATATCTAAACATCTTAAACTGAGATTAAAGGTGAGCGCAGACACCTATCATCAAGAAAACAGCCctctagtgtcaaactctgtTCAAACATCAAACTATAGCAacaaaatttcaaaaacatatttgaatcGAAGAAGCTTTGAGGTTTGCCTGGATGCCTAGAGACAACTTGTGTTGATTTGGGCAGTAATAAAGTTTtagttttcacatttgaaataataCAAGTTGTGGTTTAGGCTTCATGCATCACAGTGTTCTAATGCAACACCTGTTGTGGAAGGTGGGACTACAGTAAATAAGATGACTGGACAGCagtgacaaaacaagaaaactaaaGTCAGTTATCTTTAGATGTGAAAATAGTCAGGGCTGTCCAACAAAGCAGAAAGTAACATACATTTAGAGTTAATTCATAAAATAAACTTCTGTTCTGAAGCTTGAACTCAAGTACTGCATGTGTAAACTCTCTTCAGACAATAACGATGAGCCACACAATCCATTGAGGTAACCTTTGACAAATATTCTCAACAGCCTGACCTGATGTCCCCTTAGATTAGATAATTACAATTATTATGATGAGATGTCTGTGATATTGTTGAGATGTCTGAGTGTAGCAAAAACGTTGTGCAGGGCAGGAGAAACATGAACCAACTACCATGCCTGGAATAAGTGCCAGTGCATCTCCAGTCTTTTACACACTAATATGCACACGAAACCACCTGTCATTCATTGGTCTGAGGGACGATGAAGAGTTAGGAATATCAGGCTGGAATACCATTAaacatatctatatatctaaATGTGGTTCGTTTGAAGTGTTGCTTTACTGTCCTACTCATCATTACTGAATAATAATCACTGTCACAGAGGATCTGCACAGGCTACATACCTTGGAAGACATCCACATCCCAGATGGTCCTCGGAGCTCACAGATAATCATAGTcctcttaagaaaaaaaaaaagataataatttGTGCACAAAGTCCAGCGGAAAGAAGATGAAGTTGCTTGCAAACTCCCATCCAAGGAGTTTCCACGACAGAGTCATTTTTGCTATAGCTTTCCATCTGGGTCCGTGTAAAGGGATATTGTCATTTTGAGGTGGTTTAAATCAAACTGGGGAAACTGTTGTCAACAAGGCCCCCAAGCCTGTCCGTACAAAACCTGGTGGGGCGAGTCATTTCTCCAGCCATTTATAACTCTGATGGTTTCCTGTGCTTAGCTCTCATGGTGGGTCAACAACACAATGCTTGTTTTGGCCTGTTGTGGAAAAGCATATTCATGTAGATGTTGTAGAAATAATTCTAGCCCTGGTTTATTCGATGACTGCTAACTTCTATGTTTAATCAAAGAACGTTTTGTTAATACTAAGTGTTGGAACACTAACCAAAGTCTTGTATCTGTCTTCGGCCTTTCCTTTAATGGAGTCATTTTTATTGGCAGCACATGAAAGATGTTATTAATATCCTTAGTTCGCTCTCTTTGAGGAAGTAACTCAAACATTCTTCAGCTAAGTGGTCAGAGGATGACTAAATTATTGCCATTTGCATGGCCTACAGTTTCTGTctctaaaagaaaaatcagccAAACAAAGCGCAAATTCTACATTTagtgcaaacaaacattttaaactttattgCATAACAGCAAAACGACCATCCCTATACTTTCAGTTATTGACAGATGAAACTCATAAAGTGCGAATGCATAGCCTGTCTTGTCTCGAATTCCGATTTGATCTCAGATTTGGAAGCCCCCACAGGTTAGATGATTTATTAATCAACCAATTAGATAAATACTGGTCATAATGGCGGAGAAGTAGTGGAGAAGATCTGGAGAAACTATTCTGAGGTGGAGGGAATGAAATATTTCATCCTGCCAATTGgtgacgtgtgtttgtgtgcgtgcaaaAATCTTGTGTTGGGGGGGCACCTGATCTCGGGCACACTGAAACTTCATAGGGCAAATTCTTCCAcagaaaaaagttaaataacaGGACACTACTTGATATCACACGTCAGTCTGAATGGATTTTGAGTTAGTACTGTTTCTCCTTCCTATGTCAGTGCCGTTTCCTTTACTAGGGCTCTTGTCCAGCCCGCACAGCGACTCCGtcactccctcctccatctccatatACTCCGCTTTATCACCCAGCGAGGAGCCAGAGGGCGAGCCTTTGAATTTCCTTAGAAAGTCCGGGAAATACGGGCAGCCTGGGGGCATGCTCTCCACAACCGGCGTCTGGTCGTCATTATCTGTCTCCCTGTGGTAAAAGTAGTTGAAGTTGGACACTATGACCGGCACCGGCAGCGCGATGGTTAACACGCCCGCGATGGCGCAGAGGGAGCCCACTATCTTTCCCCCGACGGTGATGGGCTTCATGTCACCATAGCCCACCGTGGTCATGGTCACCACGGCCCACCAAAAGGCGTCGGGGATGCTCGTGAACTGGGAAGTGGGCTCGTCCGCCTCGGCGAAATACACCGCGCTGGAGAACAGGATGACGCCTATGACTaggaagaaaatgaggaggGCCAGTTCCCTCATGCTGGCGCGCAGGGTATGACCCAGGATCTGCAGCCCCTTGGAGTGCCGGGAGAGCTTGAAGATGCGGAACACCCTGACGAGACGGATTATTCTCAGGATGGCAAAGCTCATCGCTTGCTGCCCGTTGCCTTGGTGCTGCGCCAGGTCCGTGCCGAGAGTTATGAAATAAGGCAAAATGGATACAATGTCTATAGAGttcataatgtttttaaagaaagccGGTTTGCTCGGACTCGCAAAGAAGCGGACTATAATCTCAAAGGAGAACCAGATGATGCAAACCGTCTCCACAATGAAAAACGGGTCGTTGAAAGGAGTAAATCCGTGGTCCGGCTGAGTGGAGTTGTGTCGTGGCTGCAGATACTCTTTTTCATCCCTGAACTCCGGCAGCGTCTCCAGGCAGAAAATGACAATAGAAATAACTATGACCAGGACAGACACCACTGCGATCCCCCTGGCAGGACTCGAGCTCTCCGGATATTCAAAAAGCAGCCAGATCTGGCGCTTGAACTCGTCCTCGGGCAGaggcttctcctcctctttgacGAAACCCTCATCCTCCCGAAACTTGAGTATTGCCTCCTCCCCGAGTTCATAAAACTTCACCTCCTCGGAGAAGATGTCAAACGGGACGTTGACAGGTCTTTTCAACCGCCCCCCTGACTGGTAATAGTACAGAATGGCGTCAAAGCTCGGTCGGTTCCGGTCGAAGAAGTATTCGTTCCTCAGCGGGTCGAAGTACCTGATTCTCTTGTCGGGGTCTCCCAGGAGGGTGTCCGGGAACTGAGTGAGAGTCTTGAGCTGAGTTTCAAACTTCAGCCCCGACACGTTGATGACCACTCTCTCGCAGCAGCCGCACTCGCTGTAAACGTTTTCGTATCCGGACTGGGGGCGCCTGTCAGTGAGCGACAccgtctcctcctcatcatccatGTTACACAGAAAGCTCGACCTCTTGCTGCCCTGGtcccccccttctccctcctcctcttcctcggcctcttcctcctctatcATGATGTCCTCCTCGGATCCGAGCAGCGCCAGCTCCGAGTGGCGCAAGTCCCCGCCGAGTGTCGTCCGGCTGCGTCTCCACCGTCCGACGCCGCGCTGCTTTTTCCGCTCTCTGAgaactctctgctgctgctcgggcTCCTGCTGGTGCTGTGgcggctgagaggaggaggtggaggaggacgaggaggaggaggaggaggggcgcGAGGCGGTGCCGCCGCTGCTGATGTTGGCGTTCGTGGAGGAGGCGGCGCGAGACTGATGCTGGCGGTTGTTAAGGAGATGAgcgctggaggaggaggtggaggttgaGGTGGACCCCCCCACGCTGCCGCCTCCTCCCTCCGCACCGGACCCACCTTCAGCGGCGGCCGCCGCAGCCGCCGCTCTCGATTGGGCAGCCTGGCGCTCCCTCTCGCGTTCCCTCTCCCGTGCGCGAGCTTGGGCATATCCATAAGGCAGGTGACTACTGCACCCACCGTCCGCACCCACCATGGCAAACTCCATTGTAAGTCAATGGGCGGTGCGGTCCGTGAGCGCTACAGAGACCGCCTCGGTGCGACGTGGATGCAGGCCAGAGGAGAAAAGTTGCTGCCCAGTGcgctcagagagagaaaatgaggcaTGAACGGGTTTCAGCCAGTTGTGGACGTGAGAATGTCAGAATAACAAACCCACCTCAGTCAGGTCCATGTCGAGAGCGGTCCGTGTGGTTACTTACATGGTAggagatgataaaaaaaaaagcctgtctTTCCGCTCAGGCACAGGCCCCCAGGATTCTATGACATCATTACCATAACCAAAATATGTAAGGGCCGGTGGCACAGCCTGTTACGCAGAAGCTCTGTATCAAAACTTGCAGCCCTTTTATTTGTTCAGCAATAAAAATCACCAAGTCAACACGCGACACCACAGGAGGCTGTCCGGTGCCCATCAGGTGGTTAATATCTCCAAGACCACAGCTCGTGCCTAAATGCGTCCTTTTATCCTCCGTGGTCATTCCTGGTTGCCATTTtatgtgatgaaataaaaaaaaatgaacgtGAATGACTTTATTCCTCTGACGCTCTCTGGAGCTGcgagagaaagacaggagagaaaacgGCGGTTGGTTCAGAcgagaggaaaaatatgtatgcATGTCCGTTGACTGCACAGTCCAGGATACTACGAATCTTTTGCAAGATAAGGGCAGTAAAAATTGATTTgcatattattatcattatcatcatcatcatcatcatcattattattattattattattattattattgttattgttgttgttgttgttgttgttgttgttgttgggtgaGCACAAAGGTAGGCTGTCAGAAATGATTGCATGGATATTTATGTTCATAACAGACATTACGCAGGAACCTGTGCTCGTGAATATAGCCCTCCTTCACCCTAACATTCATACTTACATGTGAAAAGGGGCCAAACGAAATCGCCTCAACCCCCATTACAAACAAatctgctggaggaggaagaggaggaggcggtggttgtggtggtgttggaggaggaggaggaggaggaggagggagggtatGTGAGGATGCAGATCTTCGCTTTTGCCCAAATTCCCTCTTGATTTTCGGGGGGTAATATCACAAATCCCTCGTTGTATCCAAGCAGCGACCATAGCATCCGCTGTGTGCAGCCGTGCTCCGACGCACTGAGGAGGACACTTTTCTGGCTGCGTCTCGACGTCTTGTCTCAATTCAACAGGATCTACTGGCACTTCAGCCCCCGTTCCTGCTGCATCGCTCCTGATACACTGGCATCAATAATCATtgaggaaaaagggagaaaaagaagcagGTGAGCGGCCAGCGAGTTGGCATCAATGACATCTCCACACGGTCACAGCAAGAGGATGCGAAGGTGGGTAAAAGTTTACCTTAACGCAGGCAAGGGGAAATAGCCCCATGGTACAGTTTGAGCATcgcacatctgtgtgtctgccgCTGTAGCCCTACCTATACTCCGGTATCCTtcccaatgtgtgtgtgtgtgtgtgtgtgttgatggagaGGCTCGGTGAGAAAGTCGTCCATGTACTGCAGCGCATGCAGGCGGTGCTCGGTCCTCCCCCAGTGGATGCAGCCGGTCACTACGCACTGTGCTGCAGTCTCACACCGGAgcctcctctgtccttcatCGCTGCTGGGTGGCAACCGGTGTCCTtaccaaaaattaaaaaaaaatgtaatatgttgCAGTGATTCCTAAAGTAACGTCAGTGCCGACAATTCGCTGGTAGTGGAGCGTCACACGACAAGCACACTTGCAGCTTAAGATGAATCCATCCCAACCCACCAAATTATTGTCcattttttgtccttttgtacctttaaatgtttttctggaTGATGGTACTTCCACTTTTCAGTAATGCCTCCCTGCACAACACTTTTCCATGTGCGCACCATGTAACAAGATATAAAGATGTCACCTGAACTTGCACAAGGTCCCAAACCACAGTTTGCATTCAGAATATTGTTGAGTGTAGAGCATTAGGACTACTGAATCTAAAAGATAACGTTTTCTTCCATAATTAAAAACCAGTTTAGAACCAGGCCTTTCTATTTATTATCACATATTCAGCCccatttgattttttaatttttaattttttttaacattttatatttgacAACCTTCAAAACACAGTGAGAAGATCTGCTGTCCATCCTCAAGTGATTTGGAGTTATGCTGATAGAGTTTATCGTTCATCACGAACAAAGAGTTAAACAGGATTTCTAATCTGTTAAAGGCTCATTGATACTTTTAAACTAGCATCTGATGCACACAACAAGCAGGTAGTTCAGTATCAATAGTCCTCCGCATTTAATTACTCATGCACATTTATATTAAAACTAGAAAAAGTGTATttcctgtgaaaatacagtttgaatgctgacagctgaaatgagactgaaaacaaaagcagaaatgctttgttttaGCTTTAGCTAACACAGGAATGTGACGATAATGGATTCAAATTCCATAATAACTATAAAGCATTGAAAAAATATTGCCAAAAAAATTAGGCGGTAAGTGTAATATCACAAAGCTGGATGTTAAAATGAAGTACCTGAAAAGGCTTCATATTAATAGGCTgaaaaaagcttaatatttgcTAAGAGGATGAATGTGGAAGGGCTCTCTTTGCTTAAAGGCCGAAAAATCATATGTAGTGTACACAGTAGCATTAGTAGTACAAGTAGTAGTACTGGTAGTAAAAGCAGTTGAAGGCATCCTTTTGGGCAATAATtgtcttctgcaagtgaagttgttgtgGTGGAGGAAACGATTTAGCCAACCAGCACTCGAGGAaacctcctcatctctgctgtcacttacGGTGGCGTACGTTAGATACATGTCTGAGCTTTCCTATTAACCATGGTCGATGGTTGATacaggtgtttgtgtcacaggtTGATCTGGGCGCCTCACGCTttgccacagctgactgacCTCATGCTGAGTTCAGGGTGGATGTCAACATATTCTGCAGACTGTCTGACAAGCAGGCTGTATGACAGAATATACAGTTTTCACATCGACTTGACTTCAGTTTAATAACGATGTATGTGGCTGGGAATGGTGGCTTTCATTCAGTGACCATTTCAACGCGATGTGGATTGAAATGCTCGATGGTAACAGGTGTCACAAGTTAACCTGGACGCTGAGCACTCAATGCTACAGCTAACTGTGGTCTCCACGCTGCTCTCTAGCCGCTCGGCATGAACAAATGCCTCAGACTGTTCCATCTGTGAGTTGTTTGAGAGAACAGACATTCACGACAAAGATGTAAGCCCAACAACATGCACTTTTGGATGATTTACTGACAGTTGCGTTTTTTGGACAGGCATGGACACAGTCAcctacactgtcactgtgtgctcTGTAGCGCGGGATTCTCAAACCACACCTCCAACACATCTGGGACCATCGCCAGTTAAAATGAACGCCAGTTAAACTGTCACATCAGTACTCTCGATGGCCAGTCCACTCCTGCAATAGCAGTACTCTgtggctgtgcatgtgtgtccaagcgtgtgtgtgtgcatgcgtgtgtgacacacacaaaatgtacacatttaatgtcattttgtttatgtttttatttttggagtCTTATTTTATGAGAGAAATGTGGTAATAAGAGCCATTATGGTGAATTATTGTTTCCTGGTAAGAGCACAGGGTTTCTTTATAGTACAGCATCTCAGTGCTGCCAGCAGGAGGCAGTGTGGCGCTTTGTTTCTCCCCCATGGAATTATTGTTTCCTGGTAAGAGCACAGGGTTTCTTTATAGTACAGCATCTCAGTGCTGCCAGCAGGAGGCAGTGTGGCGCTTTTTTCTTGCTAGATCccttgctagctctccaggattgtagaccctagctttaactAACTGGAAATCTATGTTGTAGAAGGAAATAAGCACATATCTATGGTTTGTGTGAACAAGCAGAGAAAagactgttttcctttgtgtcaCAGCTGACCCAAAATGGCGCCTGCTGTAAACTTTTTCTTGGAAACAAAGTAAGGTCTAAGCATGTTTTAGTTTGGCTCCAGTACATTCCCTTTTGGTTTGAAATACTATTTGTGCTGATATAACAGCTTGTTCTAAATGAGTGTATTGTTGCTGTTACAGtgtgaatatattttttataagcACTTTGAAAAGTTGAATGTTGAAAGCCTTCAGCTCACAAATTTTTACACAACTGTCATTAGTAGCAATGTGCtatgtgtcttttctttattttgcacaaGGAGTGAGGTTAAATAAGGGAGCATATGAAAACCaagaaatgctgcattttagaataatgttttctgttaGGTGATTGTGAACTAACTGGAAACACTAGTTCAGTTAAAGGATTTAATGAGAATTCATTAATGCAGTATCATTTTAATGgtaaatggaaaatgtgttttattttaaagcaaacGAGGTTGTACCTGGACTAagtaattagattttttttatatatattgtggattttgtcttaataaagtattattttaatatgGAATACAAGAGACTGATGGGTTCTCTGCCTGAGACCTGTAACACGCaagagtgtgtgcttgtgtttagGGCAGGGGTGGGGGCCAGAAAGAAAATATTCGTACCAgggcctatcaccatgatgttacaCTACTGCTTGGGAGTCAGACAAGAAGATTGTGCTTGAAAGGATAAAGGAGAAGGAAGCGTTGCGTGAGAGATGAAGAACTGTCTCAAGTTTTTTCTCATCTTCCTAAAGAGCTCGGGCTGAGGCCATTAGGACCAAACCACTGctccaaatgaatgaatgaataacaaCGTTACAAAATCACAATTAATAAAGCCAAAAGCATTACAAAGTAATTGAAacctttctttaaaaacattttaatttcttgtGCTCATGGTTCAGAGTTAGAGctccaagtgtttgtgtttgtgagttccAGCAGTAACACAGTGTCTTAGTTAACATTCATGTATTAAACTGTTCCTCTTAAGATATCATGAAAACTTCCTGTT includes:
- the kcna4 gene encoding potassium voltage-gated channel subfamily A member 1, which translates into the protein MEFAMVGADGGCSSHLPYGYAQARARERERERERQAAQSRAAAAAAAAEGGSGAEGGGGSVGGSTSTSTSSSSAHLLNNRQHQSRAASSTNANISSGGTASRPSSSSSSSSSTSSSQPPQHQQEPEQQQRVLRERKKQRGVGRWRRSRTTLGGDLRHSELALLGSEEDIMIEEEEAEEEEEGEGGDQGSKRSSFLCNMDDEEETVSLTDRRPQSGYENVYSECGCCERVVINVSGLKFETQLKTLTQFPDTLLGDPDKRIRYFDPLRNEYFFDRNRPSFDAILYYYQSGGRLKRPVNVPFDIFSEEVKFYELGEEAILKFREDEGFVKEEEKPLPEDEFKRQIWLLFEYPESSSPARGIAVVSVLVIVISIVIFCLETLPEFRDEKEYLQPRHNSTQPDHGFTPFNDPFFIVETVCIIWFSFEIIVRFFASPSKPAFFKNIMNSIDIVSILPYFITLGTDLAQHQGNGQQAMSFAILRIIRLVRVFRIFKLSRHSKGLQILGHTLRASMRELALLIFFLVIGVILFSSAVYFAEADEPTSQFTSIPDAFWWAVVTMTTVGYGDMKPITVGGKIVGSLCAIAGVLTIALPVPVIVSNFNYFYHRETDNDDQTPVVESMPPGCPYFPDFLRKFKGSPSGSSLGDKAEYMEMEEGVTESLCGLDKSPSKGNGTDIGRRNSTNSKSIQTDV